The following proteins are encoded in a genomic region of Opisthocomus hoazin isolate bOpiHoa1 chromosome 4, bOpiHoa1.hap1, whole genome shotgun sequence:
- the C4H3orf70 gene encoding UPF0524 protein C3orf70 homolog: protein MSGAAAKSEKLDEAQALARSCAGRPDFQPCDGLSLCATHSHGRCFRLHWCCHLGWCHCKYVYQPMTPVEQLPSTEIPIRPRESTNTIQISVSLTEHFLKFAPVFQPPLPPDSPQFCTIADLFIDNYRVKCINGKMCYVQRQPPPVPHKIKPEEVPVRNALITRESNTPKTDHCSSPSSSEDSGINAVGVHYMESCDEDTEGVAELSSEEDYSPDSSWEPDECPLLSPSQCEMEVIETIETTV, encoded by the exons atgagcggggcggcggcgaagAGCGAGAAGCTGGACGAGGCTCAGGCGCTGGCCCGCAGCTGCGCGGGCAGACCCGACTTCCAGCCCTGCGACGGGCTCTCGCTCTGCGCCACGCACAGCCACGGCCGCTGCTTCCGCCTGCACTGGTGCTGCCACCTGGGATGGTGCCACT GTAAATATGTCTATCAGCCCATGACACCCGTAGAGCAGCTTCCCAGCACCGAAATACCCATCCGCCCTCGGGAGTCTACAAACACCATCCAGATCTCCGTTTCGCTCACTGAACACTTTTTGAAGTTTGCGCCTGTCTtccagccccctctgccccccgacTCCCCGCAGTTCTGCACGATCGCAGACCTCTTCATTGACAATTACCGCGTGAAATGCATCAACGGGAAGATGTGCTACGTGCAGAGGCAGCCTCCCCCCGTGCCCCACAAGATCAAGCCCGAGGAGGTCCCTGTTCGCAATGCCTTAATCACAAGAGAGAGCAATACGCCAAAAACAGATCACTGCTCGTCCCCTTCCAGCTCCGAGGACTCCGGGATCAATGCGGTGGGCGTTCACTACATGGAGTCGTGTGACGAGGACACGGAGGGGGTGGCCGAGCTAAGTTCAGAAGAAGATTACAGCCCGGATAGCAGCTGGGAACCAGATGAGTGCCCGCTCCTGTCACCCTCGCAGTGCGAAATGGAAGTGATCGAGACTATAGAAACCACTGTGTGA
- the EHHADH gene encoding peroxisomal bifunctional enzyme has protein sequence MAQYARAAAAVAVIRLRNPPVNALSATVLQALEDGLKRADADPSVKAVMICGENGKFSAGADIRGFSSAKRPGIALNPIISLIESSKKPVVAAIEGIALGGGLEVALGCHYRIAHIKAQMGLPEVTIGLLPGGEGTQRLPRLIGLPAALDIITTGRHIAAAEALKLGLVDEVVEENTVDAAIHLANKVIGQPFESRRLSLKPVPKLPNMESFLSEALVKVKKQARGFLAPELCFQAVKATTELPFADGVRKEQELFNVLLTSGQAKALQYAFFAERAVQKWTTPSGASWKSASPQPIHKAAVIGLGTMGRGIVTSLVKANIPVVALEQNLEYLNMGRKAVMLLLEHEATKMEQGAQKLDFHNAACLQFTVDFDVLQDVDLVIEAVFENMALKKEMFHKLSRVCKPGALLCTNTSALNIDEIASATSRPQQVIGTHFFSPAHVMRLLEIIYGRHTSPTAIATAMQLAKALKKVGVVVGNCFGFVGNRMMFPYVQQAVFLLEEGSKPEAVDQVIEDFGFKIGPFRMSDLAGLDVGWRSRKGQGLTGDSLPPGTPARQRHGHRYSPLPDLLCENGRFGQKTGKGWYQYEKAGGRTAKPDPWLHNFLAQYRDTHQIKTRFIDQEEILERCLFSLINEGFDILAEGIASGPEHLDVVYINGYGWPKHRGGPMFYASTVGLPHVLAKLQKYSEAHPDVPGLRPSAFLKKLVAMGNPPLEEWMSCLSRQSNKL, from the exons CGCTACAGTTCTCCAGGCGTTAGAGGATGGGCTGAAGAGAGCAGATGCAGATCCTTCAGTGAAAGCTGTTATGATTTGTGGTGAAAATGGAAAATTCAGTGCAG GAGCTGACATTCGAGGATTCTCTTCTGCGAAGAGACCTGGTATTGCCTTGAACCCCATCATCTCTCTCAtagaaagcagcaagaagcctgTGGTGGCTGCCATTGAAGGCATTGCCTTGGGAGGAGGCCTCGAAGTGGCACTTGGCTGTCACTATCGGATTGCACATATAAAG GCACAGATGGGTTTACCAGAGGTCACCATTGGGTTACTTCCAGGTGGTGAGGGCACTCAGCGACTGCCCAGACTGATTGGACTACCAGCTGCCCTAGATATAATCACTACAG GAAGACAcattgcagctgctgaagcactgAAGCTGGGCTTGGTTGATGAAGTTGTGGAAGAAAACACAGTTGATGCAGCAATTCACTTGGCAAACAAAGTGATTG GCCAACCATTTGAATCCCGCAGGCTCAGCCTGAAGCCAGTTCCAAAACTACCCAACATGGAATCATTTCTCAGTGAGGCTCTTGTGAAGGTGAAGAAACAGGCCCGGGGATTCCTGGCTCCAGAGCTGTGCTTCCAAGCAGTCAAAGCCACCACAGAGCTGCCCTTTGCAGATGGAGTCCGGAAGGAGCAAGAACTGTTTAACGTTCTGCTGACTTCAGGCCAGGCCAAAGCACTGCAGTATGCTTTCTTCGCAGAGAGAGCGGTGCAGAAGTGGACAACACCCAGTGGAGCTTCATGGAAAAGTGCTTCCCCACAGCCCATCCACAAAGCAGCTGTGATAG GGCTGGGAACAATGGGCCGAGGCATTGTGACTTCTCTGGTTAAGGCCAACATACCTGTGGTAGCCCTCGAGCAGAATCTGGAGTATCTGAACATGGGAAGAAAAGCTGTGATGCTCCTTTTGGAACACGAGGCTACAAAAATGGAGCAGGGTGCCCAAAAGCTGGATTTCCATAACGCTGCATGTCTCCAGTTCACTGTGGACTTTGATGTGTTGCAGGATGTAGATCTAGTCATTGAGGCTGTGTTTGAAAACATGGCACTAAAGAAGGAAATGTTCCACAAGCTATCAAGAGTCTGCAAGCCAGGGGCCTTACTGTGTACAAACACATCAGCCCTGAACATCGATGAAATAGCTTCTGCCACGAGCCGCCCACAGCAGGTCATTGGCACGCACTTCTTCTCCCCTGCTCATGTGATGAGGCTGTTAGAAATAATCTATGGCCGTCACACATCCCCCACTGCCATTGCCACTGCTATGCAGCTAGCCAAAGCGCTGAAAAAAGTTGGAGTAGTGGTAGGGAATTGTTTTGGATTTGTTGGGAACCGAATGATGTTTCCGTACGTACAACAGGCAGTTTTCCTTTTAGAGGAAGGAAGCAAACCAGAAGCTGTAGATCAGGTTATTGAAGATTTTGGGTTTAAGATAGGACCTTTCCGAATGTCTGATCTTGCTGGGCTGGATGTGGGCTGGAGGTCTCGAAAGGGCCAGGGCCTCACAGGGGACTCACTACCTCCAGGAACACCTGCCCGCCAGCGGCATGGCCATCGCTACAGCCCACTGCCTGATCTTCTGTGCGAGAACGGCAGGTTCGGCCAGAAAACTGGGAAAGGCTGGTATCAGTATGAGAAGGCTGGGGGCAGGACAGCCAAGCCAGATCCATGGCTTCACAACTTCCTGGCCCAGTACAGAGACACCCATCAGATCAAGACCCGCTTTATAGACCAGGAGGAAATCCTGGAGCGGTGTTTGTTTTCCCTCATCAACGAAGGGTTTGACATCCTGGCTGAGGGAATAGCATCGGGCCCAGAACACCTGGATGTAGTTTATATCAATGGCTATGGGTGGCCAAAGCACAGGGGGGGCCCCATGTTCTATGCTTCCACCGTCGGGCTTCCTCACGTTCTAGCTAAACTGCAGAAATACTCTGAGGCCCACCCTGATGTTCCCGGGCTACGGCCCAgtgcttttctgaaaaagctgGTAGCCATGGGGAACCCTCCACTCGAAGAGTGGATGTCCTGCCTTAGCCGGCAGAGCAACAAGCTGTGA